From one Eucalyptus grandis isolate ANBG69807.140 chromosome 9, ASM1654582v1, whole genome shotgun sequence genomic stretch:
- the LOC120288358 gene encoding monooxygenase 2-like encodes MWLVREYSQQKTTVYGGGGDGIAGLATAVALKKVGVRALILERSNELRATGTALGLFANAWVALDTLGVSDKLAALCSPLERGYITDVRTKSIQEVHYRPSSRNGALPRAVHRKVLLEVLAEELPPNSIRFSSRITSIETQVEHGLSICIVTLDNGTIIKSKVVIGCDGIHSIVARWLGLRPPVSSGRLGVCGLSVFPKGHGFDHSDALQQFVDVGRRAAFFTLNDKEVYWFFGVTCPKGMEKEADPEMIQREVMEDLAKDFPPLFLDIVKHSDLSSLTWAPLMF; translated from the exons ATGTGGCTCGTCAGAGAGTACAGTCAGCAG AAGACGACCGTATATGGAGGAGGTGGTGACGGCATCGCAGGTCTGGCAACCGCAGTGGCCCTTAAGAAGGTCGGTGTCCGAGCCCTCATCCTCGAGAGATCGAATGAGCTTCGAGCGACTGGCACGGCTCTGGGTCTCTTCGCTAATGCGTGGGTTGCGCTCGACACGCTCGGGGTTTCGGACAAGCTCGCAGCCCTTTGCTCTCCTTTAGAAAG GGGATACATAACTGATGTCAGGACTAAATCAATTCAAGAAGTGCATTATCGTCCAAGTAGCAG GAATGGAGCCCTACCAAGAGCGGTCCACCGAAAAGTTTTGTTGGAAGTTCTGGCGGAGGAGCTTCCTCCAAATAGCATTCGATTCTCTTCCAGGATAACTTCCATCGAAACCCAAGTAGAACACGGCTTGTCCATTTGTATTGTCACGCTCGATAATGGGACCATCATAAAGTCTAAG GTTGTTATAGGATGCGATGGCATACACTCTATCGTGGCCCGTTGGCTTGGACTTCGCCCACCAGTCTCTTCAGGCCGATTGGGAGTGTGTGGGTTGTCCGTATTCCCAAAGGGTCACGGTTTTGACCACAGCGACGCACTTCAACAATTTGTGGATGTGGGTAGGAGGGCAGCTTTTTTTACTCTCAATGATAAGGAAGTCTACTGGTTTTTTGGGGTGACGTGTCCTAAAG GTATGGAAAAAGAAGCAGATCCAGAAATGATACAAAGGGAGGTGATGGAAGATCTGGCAAAGGACTTCCCACCTCTCTTCCTCGATATCGTCAAGCACTCCGATCTTTCGAGTTTGACATGGGCCCCACTGATGTTCTGA